In Vibrio stylophorae, the genomic stretch GGATTGGGGCAGCGCCTTTTTACCTGATATCGATCGCAACTATGCAGCCCTTTCACCGCATTTTCGCTATTGGTTCCCCGCAGCGGGCACCAACAGTGTGGTGTTGAATTTTGCCAGCCCGCATCAAGAGATCGCTAAGGCGCTGAATCAGCCACTGTTTCGCCGTGCTTTGTCCATGGCGATTCATCGTCAGTTGATTGTGGATATCGCTACCCATGGTCAAGGCGAGGTGAATGATTTTGCCTCTGGGCTCGGTCGACCATTAGCGCACTGGGCGGATGGGCGAACCTATTTGCAGCATCGTCCCTATTTGCAATTTAATCCTGAGCAGGCCATTCGCCTATTGGACGATTTAGGCTATCGCGATGTGAATGGTGATGGCTGGCGTGATACGCCGCATGGCGCGCCATTTCAGCTGCAACTGCTAAGCCCACAGGGCTGGGATGATTGGAATAACACAGCGCATTTGCTAGCTGAGCAGTGGCGACGCGTTGGGTTAAATGTGCATCATGTGCTGGTGCCGCTGAATGAATATGAATTGCGTTTGCGTCAGGGGAATTTTGAATTGGCGCTGATGAATTATGCCTATTCAGCTTCTCCTTTTGATTACTGGTATGGCGCCTTTTCATCAACGCGCCCTGCCACCCAAGGGCAACCAAGGGTGGCCAATGGTTTTCATGATTCAGCCATTGATGATTTATTAAAGGCATTTTTGCAAACCGCGCAGCCTGAGCAGCAATTAGAGATTGCGCATCAGCTGCAGCAGCATATTGCCAGCTCGCTGCCATCTTTGCCGCTTTATACCGGTTATGCGGCCTATCAATACAGCACTGCACGCTTTGAAGGATGGTGGTTTGAGCAAAATCCGCAGGGACTGCCCATGTGCTGGGCTGATATTCCCGAGCGGCTACTGCATTTTCTAGCGCTGCGCCCTGTTGAGGCAAAGGTATCCGCAATATGAGCTGATTGAGCACAATAAAAAACGCACTCCAAGGAGTGCGTTTTTGTCGGCGTTACTGAACTATTGATTGCGTCATGAGGTGAATCAATTAGGCTTCAGAGCTTTGCGTTTTTGGTTTGCCTTTATCTTTGCGAACCTTTTTAACGGTTTTCGTCTTTTTCTTTCCGTCTTTGCTTTTGCTTTTGCCTTTGCTATCGCCGTCTTTTTTCTTTTTCTTTTTCACAAACGCTGGTTTTTTGTGTTTTGGCTTGAGGCCTTCGATAAAGCGCTCTTTAATTGGCTCATCGAGGTAGCGCATCACACGTTCAATCATCGGTTGATCATGGGCTTCAACAATCGCAATAGCGCTGCCTTTTTTGCCTGCTCGCGCGGTGCGGCCAATACGGTGTAAGAACACATCAGCGGTGCGTGGCATGTCGTAGTTGATGACATGGGTCACATCTGGCAAATCGATACCGCGCGCTGCGACATCGGTGGCCAATAGAATTTTCACATCGCCTTTGGCAAAGCGCTCAATGGAATTGCTGCGCTTCGCTTGGGCCATTTCACCTTGCAGCCATGCTGTGCGAATGCCAGCTTGGTCAAAACGGCTACGAAGCTCGGCAAGGCGTTCACGGGTCTTGATGAAAATGATGGTTTTTTCTGCGATCTCTTGCACGATATGTTGCGTGAGCGCCCATTTGTGCTCCATATCATCCGCGCGGTAGTACCATTGGTTGATTTTTTTGCGCTCACGACGAGAAGGCTCTGCATCGATCACAGTGGCTTCGCCGAGTAGCTCTTGCGCAAAATCACGCACGCCTTTGCCTTCAAGGGTGGCCGAGAAGAGCAGGCTTTGTTTGCGCCAGCGACACTCACCAACGATACGATGCACGATGCCAGCAAAGCCCATATCCAACATACGGTCCGCTTCATCAAGCACAAAGCATTCAATGGCGCGGCAATCAAAGCGCTCAGCTTCGATATATTCCATCAGACGACCCGGCGTTGCGACCACGATATCCTGTGGTTTACCAAGCCACTCTGCGTGATCTTCATAGGAGATGCCACCGGTGACGGTGATCACTTTGAGCTTGGTAAATTGCGCCAAATTACGCACGGTATCGGCAACCTGAATCGCGAGTTCACGCGTTGGCGTCAGGATCAAAACACGTGCAGGACCCGGTTTGCTACGAGGAAAGTCGAGAAGATGCTGAATCATCGGCAAGGCGAAGGCTGCAGTCTTACCTGTGCCGGTTGGGGCAGACGCCATAATATCCTGACCATCAAGCGCTGGCGGAATCGCTAGGCTTTGAATTTCAGTCGGGCGTGAATAGTTGAGCAGTTCAATCGCTTCAAGTAGCGACTCATCAAGCTCTAAGCTGGCAAAATCTCTCACAGGATCTCCTCGTGATCATCGGGGGCGGCATTATAGAAGCAAAGTTTAGGAATGCCCAGTAGAGGATCGCTCTGTATCACCTTCACTGTCAAATTTCAGGTAAAAATCGCGTGTTAGAGCGATAAAGTTCGCATCGTACCCGGCACCGTCATGAATCGTCAGACTGGCGGTGTGCATCACGGCAGGCGTTGGACTTAAACAAAAGGCTATGCGCTGGCATGGTTTTTTCGCTGTGGTGTGAATCGCCAACTGGGCGATGCAATACAGCTGATGCTCACTGGCTTGTGCGATCAGTTGCTGCGCTTCATAGGTGGGTAAAATGAGACTCGCAACAGCGGTCGGTTTGAGTAGTTGGCGAAGGCTACTCAGCAGCGCAGTTTGACTGAGTTGGTCGTCATGTCGTGCGGTGGCGCGATCGGTTTTTTGCGCTTGCAAGCCATGACCAAAATAGGGCGGGTTGCAGATGATGGCATCATATTGTGCGATATGTTGCTGTTGCCAATCTTGCACGGATTGATGAATCACATCGATACGATGAGCCCAAGGGCTTTGCAGCACATTATCCTGACAGGTTTCAATGGCGCTCTTGGCAATATCTAAGGCATGGATGCGAATATTTTCCTGTCTTTGTGCGCACATCAGGCTAAGAACGCCAGTTCCGCATCCTAAATCTAAGATATTTCCCTGAAAAGGTAGCCAAGACCATGCACCTAAAATCACTGCATCTGTGCTCACTGGCATCCCACATTGACCATTGGAAATTGAAAATTGTTTAAAATCGAATCGTTTGGACGTCATTTTTTCTATCGGTTGGTTAATTTTCGAGCGATAAATTAAGGGTTTAGTGAAAAAGCAACAGATTCTCTGGTTATGAAATGAGCGTCAATTGTTAGGTTGTGGTGTTTTATTCTGAATTGACTGGTCAAATTTGGTTTAAAATATGGCCATTTTCGTTTTCATGGAAAAGATCGTGGTGTTTTTCTCTGAGAGGTTGCTTGTCGTCTAAATCTTCTTCAATATGCCGTGAAATAGATCACGAATAGTTAATTCTACTAAGACGGTTTAGCTAACCTATATAAGTAAACTATTTGTGCCATTGTAGCAGCGAAAGAGGGTGAGGATAACGTGAAGCAGTCGTTAAAAATCTCCGATATTTTGGCATTGGGCTTTATGACCTTTGCTTTCTTCCTTGGGGCGGGCAATATCATGCTACCGCCAGAGTTGGGTCAACAAGCGGGCGAAAACCTGGTACCTGCCATGTTTGGTTTCCTCTTTACGGGTGTCGGTCTACCCCTGCTTGGTATTATTGCAGTCGCGATTTCTGGCGGCGGTTGGAGCGGATTGACGCGCGACCTGCCGGCTAAAATTGCAATGCTGATTGCGATTGCGATTTTTATCGTGATTGGTCCTGCTTACGCAGCGCCACGTGCGGGTTTGGTGGCCTTTGACATGGGCGTGAAGCCTTATTTGTCTGCGGGCCTGCAAGCAAGCTCATGGTCAATCATTCTATTTTCTTTGATCTTCTTTGGCCTTGCCATGCTGTTTGCATGGTCACGTGGCAGCATGATTGACATGATTGGTAAGTTCTTAACACCAGCATTGTTTATCGCATTGGCTGCCTTGGCGATTGCGGTCATCGTGAATCCACAGGGCGAAATTCTTGCCGCCAAAGGTACCTATGTCGACCAGGCCTTTACCAATGGTTTCGTCAACGGCTATCAAACCATGGACGCCTTTGCATCTTTGATGTTCGGGATGTTGATTGTTGATGTGCTGCGTAAAAAGGGCATCACCGATAGCACCAAAACCTGCCACTATCTGATTGCTGCGGGTTTGATTGCCGCAGCTGGTTTGGCCTTTGTTTATCTTTCTTTGGTTTATCTGGGTGCAACCAGCGGTAACGTCGCACAGGGTTTGACTAAGGGGACGGATATCCTAACTGCCTATGTGCCAGCGCTATTTGGCTCTTATGGTTTGATGATTCTGTCAGTGATTGTGATTTTGGCTTGCTTTACCACAGTGGTTGGTTTGGTGAGTGCGGTTTCAGATTACTTCAGCACCATTAGCCCGCTTAGTTATAAGCAATGGGTGGTGATTAACGCGGTTGCCTGCGGCATTGTTGCCAATGTGGGTTTGACTCAGTTGATGACGTTGTCATTGCCTGTGCTATTTGCCATGTATCCAGTCGCCATTGCGCTGATCGCCTTGACCTTTGTTCGTCGCTGGTTGCCAAACCCTCGTTTGGCTTATGCCTTGGTGATTGGTGTGGCCTTTGCCTTTGCACTGTTTGATGCCTTGAGCTTCTTCTGTTCAACCTTTATGGCCAAAGATGCAGCGATTAACCTGACGCTTGCACCAATATTTAGCGCCGCAACAGCCTATATGCCTTTGTATAGCTACTATATGGCTTGGGTGTTGCCAACGGCAGTGGCTTTGCTGCTGAGCTTCGCGCTAAAGCGAAGCGCTGGTGAACCATTGACACCAGCAAGCGCCTAAACACTCAATGGCATGATAAAAAACCACCTTCGGGTGGTTTTTTTATTGGCTGAGAGTTACGCGGCTTAATCTCAGTGTGTTTGCTGGTGGAATCGATAAACCTGAGAACGGCTGCGATTAATCGCAATGCTCAGCCATCTGTTGGCTAAGATGATCGTCTGCTTGCCAGCGCACAAAGGCTTCAAAACTCTGGCCCACACTGAGCACTTCTGTGCCATAGCAGCACAGACCTAAACCCAATTCAGGCTCCCATCGACAGGTGCATTGTACGCCAAGATAGGGCACGCCTTGAAAAGAGAGGGGATGGATATAAAAAGCCTCAATACCGATGTCATGAAAGAGCTGGCTGGGATCTTGATATTCAGGGTATTGCTCGGCGA encodes the following:
- a CDS encoding ABC transporter substrate-binding protein, with the protein product MSKSYQQRGFLHAFGLILCLMLSASATASVNMKASDHAEPSKTIAQLSPSSNAQASYRQNHQAVVLRMVPRFYQQWQRNFNPYVAERLHTTHEFIFEPLWIVDTLYSGTLHLRLVEQVTLSDDLKVVTLTLRQGLKWSDGQPLTLDDVIFSFDYLRQHPELCQLLVMPRIAAMQRLNAQQLQITLASPQYNALERLSRVPIVPQHIWQYVTNPRDYSNSEPVGSGPMTQVVRFDEQAYRQCRNPHYWQADKLAIDCIEMPKIANNSAYYSALVSGQVDWGSAFLPDIDRNYAALSPHFRYWFPAAGTNSVVLNFASPHQEIAKALNQPLFRRALSMAIHRQLIVDIATHGQGEVNDFASGLGRPLAHWADGRTYLQHRPYLQFNPEQAIRLLDDLGYRDVNGDGWRDTPHGAPFQLQLLSPQGWDDWNNTAHLLAEQWRRVGLNVHHVLVPLNEYELRLRQGNFELALMNYAYSASPFDYWYGAFSSTRPATQGQPRVANGFHDSAIDDLLKAFLQTAQPEQQLEIAHQLQQHIASSLPSLPLYTGYAAYQYSTARFEGWWFEQNPQGLPMCWADIPERLLHFLALRPVEAKVSAI
- the srmB gene encoding ATP-dependent RNA helicase SrmB, which produces MRDFASLELDESLLEAIELLNYSRPTEIQSLAIPPALDGQDIMASAPTGTGKTAAFALPMIQHLLDFPRSKPGPARVLILTPTRELAIQVADTVRNLAQFTKLKVITVTGGISYEDHAEWLGKPQDIVVATPGRLMEYIEAERFDCRAIECFVLDEADRMLDMGFAGIVHRIVGECRWRKQSLLFSATLEGKGVRDFAQELLGEATVIDAEPSRRERKKINQWYYRADDMEHKWALTQHIVQEIAEKTIIFIKTRERLAELRSRFDQAGIRTAWLQGEMAQAKRSNSIERFAKGDVKILLATDVAARGIDLPDVTHVINYDMPRTADVFLHRIGRTARAGKKGSAIAIVEAHDQPMIERVMRYLDEPIKERFIEGLKPKHKKPAFVKKKKKKDGDSKGKSKSKDGKKKTKTVKKVRKDKGKPKTQSSEA
- a CDS encoding tRNA1(Val) (adenine(37)-N6)-methyltransferase: MPVSTDAVILGAWSWLPFQGNILDLGCGTGVLSLMCAQRQENIRIHALDIAKSAIETCQDNVLQSPWAHRIDVIHQSVQDWQQQHIAQYDAIICNPPYFGHGLQAQKTDRATARHDDQLSQTALLSSLRQLLKPTAVASLILPTYEAQQLIAQASEHQLYCIAQLAIHTTAKKPCQRIAFCLSPTPAVMHTASLTIHDGAGYDANFIALTRDFYLKFDSEGDTERSSTGHS
- the brnQ gene encoding branched-chain amino acid transport system II carrier protein, producing the protein MKQSLKISDILALGFMTFAFFLGAGNIMLPPELGQQAGENLVPAMFGFLFTGVGLPLLGIIAVAISGGGWSGLTRDLPAKIAMLIAIAIFIVIGPAYAAPRAGLVAFDMGVKPYLSAGLQASSWSIILFSLIFFGLAMLFAWSRGSMIDMIGKFLTPALFIALAALAIAVIVNPQGEILAAKGTYVDQAFTNGFVNGYQTMDAFASLMFGMLIVDVLRKKGITDSTKTCHYLIAAGLIAAAGLAFVYLSLVYLGATSGNVAQGLTKGTDILTAYVPALFGSYGLMILSVIVILACFTTVVGLVSAVSDYFSTISPLSYKQWVVINAVACGIVANVGLTQLMTLSLPVLFAMYPVAIALIALTFVRRWLPNPRLAYALVIGVAFAFALFDALSFFCSTFMAKDAAINLTLAPIFSAATAYMPLYSYYMAWVLPTAVALLLSFALKRSAGEPLTPASA